One Acidimicrobiia bacterium DNA window includes the following coding sequences:
- a CDS encoding cytochrome P450 yields the protein MTEVVSGQTDAGAGSVAEIGINPFAPGYFEDPYAQYRALRRTAPVHHSPMGPWTITRYEDCSRLLRDPTLSVAERNATAMPRSAVLEAAGYERSERGSRSILNLDPPDHTRIRRLAQQAFTPRRVEALVPRVQALVDGMLDRVEPDGAMDVIADLAFPLPFAVISEMLGMPEHDRDELRAWSHTVVKSLEPIVVPEELAVIIDAGDHLSEHIQAAIEWKRREPADDLLSALIAAEEEGDRLSPAELQDQVALLYVAGHETTVNLIGNGTLALLRHPDQLARLRADPTLIGNAVEELLRYDSPVQFSRRIALQDLELGGQHIEAHTFVMTCLGAANRDPEHFGPTAEQLDLQRREAPHHISFGGGIHHCLGAVLARTEARVAIGTLVRRCPGLSLATDEPPWNGRMILRGVDALPVRL from the coding sequence ATGACCGAGGTGGTGAGCGGGCAGACGGACGCCGGCGCGGGCTCGGTCGCCGAGATCGGCATCAACCCCTTCGCCCCCGGCTACTTCGAGGACCCCTACGCGCAGTACCGGGCGCTGCGGCGGACGGCGCCGGTCCACCACAGCCCGATGGGGCCCTGGACCATCACCCGCTACGAGGACTGCTCCCGGCTGCTGCGGGATCCCACCCTCTCGGTCGCGGAGCGGAACGCCACCGCCATGCCGCGCAGCGCGGTCCTGGAGGCCGCCGGCTACGAGCGGAGCGAGCGCGGGAGCCGGTCGATCCTGAACCTCGACCCACCCGACCACACCCGGATCCGGCGGCTGGCGCAGCAGGCGTTCACCCCTCGTCGGGTGGAGGCGCTCGTGCCCCGCGTCCAGGCCCTCGTCGACGGGATGCTCGACCGGGTCGAGCCGGACGGCGCGATGGACGTGATCGCCGATCTCGCCTTCCCGCTCCCCTTCGCGGTGATCTCCGAGATGCTCGGCATGCCCGAGCACGACCGGGACGAGCTGCGGGCGTGGTCGCACACGGTCGTGAAGTCGCTTGAGCCCATCGTCGTCCCCGAAGAGCTGGCGGTGATCATCGACGCCGGCGACCACCTCAGCGAGCACATCCAGGCCGCGATCGAGTGGAAGCGCCGCGAGCCGGCCGACGACCTCCTGAGCGCGCTCATCGCGGCCGAGGAGGAAGGGGACCGTCTCTCGCCCGCCGAGCTGCAGGATCAGGTCGCGCTCCTCTACGTCGCCGGCCACGAGACGACGGTGAACCTGATCGGCAACGGCACGCTGGCGCTGCTGCGTCACCCCGACCAGCTGGCGCGACTGCGGGCAGACCCGACGCTGATCGGGAACGCGGTCGAGGAGCTGCTGCGCTACGACAGCCCGGTGCAGTTTTCGCGTCGCATCGCCCTCCAGGACCTCGAGCTCGGGGGTCAGCACATCGAGGCGCACACGTTCGTGATGACGTGCCTCGGCGCCGCCAACCGCGACCCGGAGCACTTCGGGCCCACCGCCGAGCAGCTCGACCTCCAGCGGCGCGAGGCGCCCCACCACATCTCCTTCGGCGGCGGGATCCACCACTGCCTCGGCGCCGTCCTCGCCCGCACCGAGGCCCGCGTCGCCATCGGCACGCTGGTCCGCCGGTGCCCCGGTCTCAGCCTGGCCACGGACGAGCCGCCGTGGAACGGACGCATGATCCTGCGCGGCGTCGACGCGCTCCCCGTCCGGCTCTGA
- a CDS encoding MazG family protein, with protein sequence MPGRIVVVGLGPGGADLLLPAARAALERAPVRYARTARHPAVADLAAQGLALRPLDGRYDEAASLDDAYHAIVDELVAAAEHAEVAYAVPGSAGVAEHTVALLRDAEREGAVTLTVVPGLSFADLAWSRLGVDPMTELARVVDGRHLDGAALDLGGWLLVAQVDDRLVLGDVALALLERMEPGAPVAVLAHLGLPDEQVESIPLADLQRRQPDHLTSVAARLPDPAPGLELARLLELARRLRRPGGCPWDAEQTHRSLTRYLLEEAYEVVDAVETLPTDARADDAAYERLLDELGDLVYQVIFHVILAEEAGAFGLGAVERAIHDKLVRRHPHVFGDVDAATSAAVMRNWEQIKKEERRADSIVAGITPGLPSLLYAHKLLRKAAAVGLEPGDAPDSLARIEAACAQIRAGGDVVALGELLAGAVALARALGVDAESALRGWSARFRERFEALERSAARDGLDLHSLDAPALAARWANL encoded by the coding sequence ATGCCCGGTCGCATCGTCGTCGTGGGTCTCGGCCCGGGCGGCGCCGACCTCCTGCTCCCCGCCGCCCGCGCCGCGCTCGAGCGCGCCCCGGTCCGGTACGCGCGCACGGCCCGCCACCCCGCGGTCGCCGACCTCGCGGCCCAGGGGCTGGCGCTCCGCCCGCTCGACGGCCGGTACGACGAGGCCGCGAGCCTCGACGACGCCTACCACGCCATCGTCGACGAGCTGGTGGCCGCCGCCGAGCACGCGGAGGTCGCGTACGCGGTGCCCGGCAGCGCCGGCGTGGCCGAACACACCGTGGCGCTCCTCCGCGACGCCGAGCGCGAGGGCGCGGTGACGCTCACGGTCGTGCCCGGCCTGTCGTTCGCCGACCTGGCCTGGTCGCGCCTCGGGGTCGACCCCATGACCGAGCTGGCGCGCGTCGTCGACGGGCGCCACCTCGACGGCGCCGCCCTCGACCTCGGCGGCTGGCTGCTCGTGGCGCAGGTCGACGACCGCCTCGTGCTCGGCGACGTGGCCCTCGCCCTGCTCGAACGCATGGAGCCGGGCGCCCCCGTCGCCGTGCTCGCCCACCTCGGGCTCCCCGACGAGCAGGTCGAGTCGATCCCCCTCGCCGACCTGCAGCGGCGCCAGCCCGACCACCTCACGAGCGTCGCGGCGCGGCTGCCCGATCCGGCCCCCGGCCTCGAGCTGGCGCGGCTGCTCGAGCTCGCCCGCCGCCTCCGCCGCCCGGGCGGCTGCCCGTGGGACGCCGAGCAGACCCACCGCTCGCTCACCCGCTACCTGCTCGAGGAGGCCTACGAGGTGGTCGACGCCGTCGAGACGCTCCCGACCGACGCGCGCGCCGACGACGCCGCGTACGAGCGGCTGCTCGACGAGCTCGGCGACCTCGTCTACCAGGTCATCTTCCACGTCATCCTGGCCGAGGAGGCGGGCGCCTTCGGCCTCGGCGCGGTCGAGCGCGCCATCCACGACAAGCTCGTGCGCCGGCACCCGCACGTCTTCGGCGACGTGGACGCAGCCACGAGCGCCGCGGTCATGCGGAACTGGGAGCAGATCAAGAAGGAGGAGCGGCGGGCCGACTCGATCGTGGCCGGGATCACGCCCGGTCTGCCCTCGCTGCTCTACGCGCACAAGCTCCTGCGCAAGGCGGCGGCCGTCGGGCTCGAGCCCGGCGACGCGCCGGACTCCCTGGCTCGGATCGAGGCCGCGTGCGCCCAGATCCGGGCCGGTGGCGACGTCGTCGCCCTCGGCGAGCTCCTCGCCGGTGCCGTGGCGCTGGCGCGGGCGCTCGGCGTGGACGCCGAGTCGGCGCTGCGCGGGTGGTCGGCGCGCTTTCGGGAGCGCTTCGAGGCCCTCGAGCGGTCCGCCGCCCGCGACGGGCTTGACCTCCACTCGCTCGACGCGCCGGCGCTCGCCGCCCGCTGGGCCAACCTCTGA
- a CDS encoding peptidylprolyl isomerase, with translation MKRLPALVTALALVALVGGFVAYVTVGTGAPAFSVDGHSVSQSDVDDELRALADNAAFARLIRQTGSAPLAPIAGSITSGYAAGWLSLRVAQVFVDETVARRRLAVTAADRQEGEGLAVQLLGSEQVVRTLPSSLRSAIRARFARIAVLQRSLLASPSAALRDAALRRCPSHRFVAHILVATLAEAQAIQAQLAAGADFATLARQRSTDRASAAQGGDLGCLDSQSFVAPFQQAAQTQPVGSVSSPVQTQYGFHLILVRDRPSTADLASVALDQVLGRARGAHVTLDPRYGSWDRRQGRVVPPAAATAGTATPSPTG, from the coding sequence GTGAAGCGCCTCCCCGCCCTCGTCACCGCGCTCGCCCTCGTCGCGCTCGTCGGTGGCTTCGTCGCGTACGTCACGGTCGGCACCGGCGCGCCGGCGTTCTCCGTCGACGGACACTCCGTGTCGCAGTCCGACGTCGACGACGAGCTCCGGGCGCTCGCCGACAACGCCGCCTTCGCGCGGCTCATCCGCCAGACGGGGAGCGCGCCGCTCGCGCCCATCGCCGGCTCCATCACCTCCGGCTACGCGGCCGGGTGGCTGTCGCTGCGCGTCGCGCAGGTCTTCGTCGACGAGACGGTGGCGCGACGCCGGCTGGCCGTGACCGCCGCCGACCGGCAGGAGGGAGAGGGCCTCGCGGTCCAGCTGCTCGGCAGCGAGCAGGTGGTGCGGACCCTGCCGTCGTCGCTGCGCAGCGCCATCCGGGCCCGGTTCGCCCGCATCGCCGTCCTCCAGCGGTCCCTCCTCGCCAGCCCCTCGGCGGCGCTGCGGGACGCCGCGCTGCGGCGCTGCCCGTCGCACCGCTTCGTCGCCCACATCCTCGTGGCCACCCTCGCCGAGGCCCAGGCGATCCAGGCCCAGCTCGCCGCCGGCGCCGACTTCGCCACCCTGGCCCGCCAGCGCTCGACCGACCGGGCCTCGGCGGCGCAGGGCGGCGACCTCGGCTGCCTCGACAGCCAGAGCTTCGTCGCCCCCTTCCAGCAGGCGGCCCAGACCCAGCCCGTCGGCTCGGTCTCGAGCCCGGTCCAGACCCAGTACGGCTTCCACCTCATCCTCGTGCGCGACCGGCCGTCCACCGCCGACCTGGCCAGCGTGGCCCTCGACCAGGTCCTCGGCCGGGCCCGGGGCGCCCACGTCACCCTCGATCCCCGCTACGGGAGCTGGGACCGCCGCCAGGGTCGAGTCGTGCCGCCGGCCGCGGCGACCGCGGGGACGGCCACCCCGTCGCCGACCGGCTGA
- the mfd gene encoding transcription-repair coupling factor produces the protein MPDPIAPLAALPPLLRDDDSVRATVARAATVAVPAAGRALFVAALADASTRRPILVAVPTGAEGERLAHDLTCFVGGEAVEWFPAWETLPFERVSPSLETMGRRLRVLWRLRVGVSATPRIVVAPVRALVQRLGPHVEDVEPIEVRAGQVLDRDELLASLVARGYRREYQVEARGEVAVRGSIVDVYPATEDHPVRIDLWGDEVDRLSAFAVADQRSTHELDALQVFPARELLPTPEVQARAETLVRAAPWGAEQWERLAAAQTFDGMESWLPWLTPDERLLPDLLDDDALVLLCEPTRLRDRARELLDEEAALAATLAQTWGAVGEFPRLSLPFERVLAHTDAGATAVLATPDRPETAHLAGTAFAPLAGERAGLARRVRDLADDGYRVVLAAEGRGSRDRLTQILAEDGVEAGRDVVAPGAVGVTVAPLDRGVVLPDARLALIAEADLTGRRRVHRAPRGARRSADLYDALEPGDFVVHQVHGVARYGGMVQRAIGGVARDYLLLAYRGADRLYVPSDQVGVVRRYTGGESPTLNRMGGADFERQKSRVRAATREVAQELVVLYRRRLASPGFAFGPDTPWQREVEESFPFEETPDQLRAIEDVKRDMEAPRPMDRLVCGDVGFGKTEVAVRAAFKAVQDGKQVAVLVPTTLLANQHGQTFRERYANYPVRVEVLSRFLSAREQRAVVAGLAAGDVDVVIGTHRLLSQDVSFRALGLLVIDEEQRFGVQDKEQIKALRTGVDVLTLSATPIPRTLELSLTGIRDMSMVNTPPEDRQPILTYVGEYDERAVAEALRRELLREGQVFFVHNQVKDIDFVAAHLRDLVPEARIGIAHGQMDEGRLERVVLDFWEREYDVLVCTTIVESGLDIPTVNTLVVDRADRLGLAQLYQLRGRVGRRGQRAYAYLLHPRDRALTEEAYERLKTIGEFTDLGSGFTIAMRDLELRGAGNLLGADQSGHIAAVGFDLYCQLVTEAVSELKGEPVPEPVEVTIDLPVDAYLPREYVARDDVRMEAYRRLAAVRDPTDVDDVRAEWDDRYGPPPSPAAALLDAARLRAECVRLGIRSLAVTGGAARLRGLTLRDSQKIRLARLVPGAKASAEEVLVPLRVPPADVAGALTALLEELVPRATDVPVGSAAP, from the coding sequence GTGCCCGACCCGATCGCCCCCCTCGCTGCACTGCCGCCGCTGCTCCGTGACGACGACAGCGTGCGCGCCACCGTCGCGCGCGCCGCCACGGTGGCGGTCCCGGCCGCGGGCCGAGCCCTCTTCGTGGCCGCGCTGGCGGACGCCTCGACCCGACGCCCCATCCTCGTCGCCGTCCCGACCGGCGCTGAAGGCGAGCGGCTCGCCCACGACCTGACCTGCTTCGTGGGCGGGGAGGCGGTCGAGTGGTTCCCGGCCTGGGAGACCCTCCCGTTCGAGCGGGTCTCGCCCTCCCTCGAGACCATGGGCCGGCGACTGCGGGTCCTGTGGCGGCTCCGCGTCGGCGTGTCGGCGACGCCTCGGATCGTCGTCGCCCCGGTCCGCGCCCTCGTCCAGCGGCTCGGGCCCCACGTGGAGGACGTCGAGCCGATCGAGGTGCGGGCCGGGCAGGTCCTCGACCGTGACGAGCTGCTGGCGTCGCTCGTCGCCCGCGGCTATCGGCGCGAGTACCAGGTCGAGGCCCGGGGCGAGGTGGCGGTGCGGGGCTCGATCGTCGACGTCTACCCCGCGACCGAGGACCACCCGGTGCGGATCGACCTCTGGGGCGACGAGGTCGACCGGCTGTCGGCGTTCGCGGTCGCCGACCAGCGCTCGACCCACGAGCTCGACGCGTTGCAGGTGTTCCCCGCGCGCGAGCTCCTGCCCACGCCCGAGGTGCAAGCGCGCGCCGAGACGCTCGTCCGCGCCGCCCCGTGGGGCGCCGAGCAGTGGGAGCGCCTCGCCGCCGCCCAGACCTTCGACGGGATGGAGTCGTGGCTGCCGTGGCTGACGCCCGACGAGCGGCTCCTGCCCGACCTGCTCGACGACGACGCCCTCGTGCTGCTCTGCGAGCCGACGCGGCTGCGCGACCGGGCTCGCGAGCTGCTCGACGAGGAGGCCGCGCTGGCCGCCACCCTCGCCCAGACCTGGGGCGCAGTCGGCGAGTTCCCGCGCCTGTCGCTGCCCTTCGAGCGCGTGCTCGCCCACACCGATGCCGGCGCCACCGCGGTGCTCGCCACCCCCGACCGGCCCGAGACCGCGCACCTCGCCGGCACCGCGTTCGCGCCGCTGGCGGGCGAGCGGGCGGGGCTCGCACGTCGGGTACGGGACCTCGCCGACGACGGCTACCGGGTGGTGCTGGCGGCCGAGGGGCGCGGGTCCCGCGACCGCCTGACCCAGATCCTGGCCGAGGACGGGGTCGAAGCGGGCCGCGACGTCGTGGCGCCGGGCGCGGTCGGCGTCACCGTGGCGCCGCTCGACCGCGGGGTCGTGCTCCCCGACGCGCGCCTGGCGCTGATCGCCGAGGCCGACCTCACCGGGCGGCGTCGGGTGCACCGGGCCCCACGGGGCGCCCGTCGCTCCGCCGACCTCTACGACGCGCTCGAACCCGGCGACTTCGTCGTGCATCAGGTCCACGGCGTGGCTCGATACGGCGGCATGGTGCAGCGGGCGATCGGCGGCGTCGCCCGCGACTACCTCCTCCTGGCCTACCGGGGCGCCGACCGGCTGTACGTGCCGTCGGACCAAGTCGGCGTGGTGCGCCGCTACACGGGCGGAGAGTCGCCGACCCTGAACCGGATGGGCGGCGCCGACTTCGAGCGCCAGAAGTCGCGGGTGCGGGCCGCCACGCGCGAGGTCGCCCAAGAGCTCGTCGTCCTGTACCGGCGGCGGCTGGCCAGCCCCGGCTTCGCGTTCGGCCCCGACACGCCGTGGCAGCGCGAGGTGGAGGAGTCGTTCCCGTTCGAGGAGACCCCCGACCAGCTGCGGGCGATCGAGGACGTCAAGCGAGACATGGAGGCGCCCCGGCCGATGGACCGACTCGTGTGCGGCGACGTCGGGTTCGGCAAGACGGAGGTGGCGGTGCGGGCCGCGTTCAAGGCCGTACAGGACGGGAAGCAGGTGGCGGTGCTGGTGCCCACGACCCTGCTTGCCAACCAGCACGGCCAGACGTTCCGGGAGCGGTACGCCAACTACCCGGTGCGGGTCGAGGTCCTCTCGCGCTTCCTGTCGGCTCGGGAGCAGCGCGCGGTCGTCGCCGGCCTCGCCGCCGGTGACGTCGACGTCGTGATCGGCACCCACCGGCTGCTCTCGCAGGACGTCTCGTTCCGCGCCCTCGGGCTGCTCGTCATCGACGAGGAGCAGCGGTTCGGGGTGCAGGACAAGGAGCAGATCAAGGCGCTGCGCACCGGCGTCGACGTGCTCACGCTCTCGGCGACGCCGATCCCCCGCACCCTCGAGCTGTCGCTCACGGGCATCCGCGACATGTCGATGGTGAACACGCCGCCCGAGGACCGCCAGCCCATCCTCACCTACGTCGGCGAGTACGACGAGCGCGCGGTCGCCGAGGCGCTGCGCCGCGAGCTGCTCCGCGAGGGCCAGGTGTTCTTCGTGCACAACCAGGTGAAGGACATCGACTTCGTCGCCGCGCACCTCCGCGACCTCGTCCCGGAGGCGCGGATCGGGATCGCGCACGGCCAGATGGACGAAGGACGGCTCGAACGGGTCGTGCTCGACTTCTGGGAGCGCGAGTACGACGTGCTCGTGTGCACGACGATCGTCGAGAGCGGCCTCGACATCCCGACCGTCAACACCCTTGTCGTCGACCGGGCCGACCGGCTCGGGCTCGCGCAGCTGTACCAGCTCCGGGGTCGCGTCGGCCGGCGGGGGCAGCGCGCCTACGCCTACCTGCTCCACCCCCGCGACCGGGCCCTGACCGAGGAGGCGTACGAGCGGCTGAAGACGATCGGCGAGTTCACCGACCTGGGCTCCGGGTTCACCATCGCCATGCGGGACCTCGAGCTGCGCGGAGCCGGCAACCTCCTCGGCGCCGACCAGTCCGGGCACATCGCCGCGGTGGGCTTCGACCTGTACTGCCAGCTCGTCACCGAGGCGGTGAGCGAGCTGAAGGGCGAGCCGGTCCCGGAGCCGGTCGAGGTCACGATCGACCTGCCCGTCGACGCCTACCTGCCCCGTGAGTACGTGGCGCGGGACGACGTGCGGATGGAGGCCTACCGGCGACTCGCGGCCGTGCGCGACCCGACCGACGTCGACGACGTCCGCGCCGAGTGGGACGACCGGTACGGGCCACCGCCGTCACCGGCGGCCGCGCTCCTCGACGCGGCGCGACTGCGGGCCGAGTGCGTGCGGCTCGGCATCCGCAGCCTCGCCGTCACCGGCGGGGCCGCTCGCCTGCGCGGGTTGACGCTGCGCGACTCGCAGAAGATCCGTCTCGCCCGGCTCGTGCCCGGCGCCAAGGCCAGCGCCGAGGAGGTGCTCGTGCCGCTCCGTGTGCCGCCGGCCGATGTCGCGGGCGCGCTCACCGCGTTGCTCGAGGAGCTGGTGCCGCGCGCGACGGACGTCCCGGTAGGCTCCGCGGCGCCGTGA
- a CDS encoding DUF2252 domain-containing protein codes for MPAGRPDPLTLLSAQNRTRLPQLVPVRWARMLASPFGFLRGAAVVMAHDLAETPTTGITVQACGDAHVGNFGVFASPERDLLFDVTDFDETLPGPWEWDVKRLAASAVVAGRDAGMTEPTCRAAAETGVRAYRRAIQHFASMTALDTWYARVDVTATARLRAGHARTDLRALFRKARGRTSATALPALAELSGDGDWRIVDHPPVVSHDGVGEHAETLRRLFDTYRHSLSDDRRLLLERFELRDFALKAVGVGSVGTRCFVALLESDVGEPLFLQVKEASPSVLAVGGAGPVSGGEGRRVVAGQRIMQADSDILLGWAHAGGDDYYVRQLRDEKGSVNFARMRARALRDYLTLCGWTLARAHARGGPAAAIAGYLGRARNFDRAVRRFAVAYADQTARDHAALAEAVRDGRIEVAGV; via the coding sequence GTGCCGGCGGGGCGGCCCGACCCGCTGACCCTGCTCTCGGCGCAGAACCGGACCCGGCTCCCGCAGCTCGTCCCGGTCCGGTGGGCTCGGATGCTGGCGTCGCCCTTCGGGTTCTTGCGCGGCGCGGCGGTGGTGATGGCGCACGACCTCGCCGAGACGCCGACCACCGGGATCACGGTGCAGGCGTGCGGGGACGCCCACGTCGGCAACTTCGGCGTCTTCGCCTCCCCCGAGCGCGACCTGCTGTTCGACGTCACGGACTTCGACGAGACCCTCCCGGGCCCGTGGGAGTGGGACGTCAAGCGGCTCGCGGCCAGCGCCGTCGTGGCCGGCCGCGACGCGGGGATGACCGAGCCGACGTGTCGGGCCGCGGCCGAGACCGGGGTCCGCGCCTACCGGCGGGCGATCCAGCACTTCGCCTCGATGACGGCGCTCGACACCTGGTACGCGCGGGTGGACGTGACCGCGACGGCTCGACTGCGGGCCGGCCACGCCCGCACCGACCTCAGGGCGCTGTTCCGCAAGGCGCGCGGCCGCACGTCGGCGACGGCGCTGCCGGCGCTCGCCGAGCTGTCCGGCGATGGCGACTGGCGCATCGTCGACCACCCGCCGGTCGTGTCCCACGACGGTGTCGGCGAGCACGCCGAGACGCTGCGCCGCCTCTTCGACACCTACCGGCACAGCCTCAGCGACGACCGGCGTCTGCTCCTCGAGCGCTTCGAGCTCCGGGACTTCGCGCTCAAGGCCGTCGGGGTAGGCAGCGTCGGCACCCGCTGCTTCGTGGCGTTGCTCGAGAGCGACGTCGGCGAGCCGCTCTTCCTCCAGGTCAAGGAGGCCTCGCCGTCCGTGCTCGCCGTCGGCGGCGCCGGCCCCGTCTCCGGGGGCGAGGGCCGGCGGGTCGTGGCCGGGCAGCGGATCATGCAGGCCGACAGCGACATCCTCCTCGGGTGGGCCCACGCCGGCGGCGACGACTACTACGTCCGACAGCTGCGCGACGAGAAGGGGTCCGTCAACTTCGCTCGGATGCGCGCCCGCGCCCTACGCGACTACCTGACGCTCTGCGGCTGGACGCTGGCCCGCGCCCACGCCCGCGGCGGGCCGGCGGCGGCGATCGCCGGCTACCTGGGTCGGGCGCGGAACTTCGACCGGGCCGTCCGCCGGTTCGCGGTCGCGTACGCCGACCAGACCGCCCGCGACCACGCCGCCCTCGCCGAGGCCGTCCGCGACGGTCGCATCGAGGTCGCCGGGGTCTGA
- a CDS encoding MgtC/SapB family protein yields the protein MPSELELIGRVALAFGLSFAIGFERELRRGPAGDRTYALIGTAAAAISTIAVSKSAGNAIAGVVTGVGFIGAALVFRQAAGTLRGITSAAAVLATTSIGVVAGAGYPLLALATAGIVLFLLELRFLPGLSMLDARRYRGSLAGDDDPPRPGRRDRRRAAGA from the coding sequence GTGCCGAGCGAGCTGGAGCTGATCGGCCGCGTGGCCCTGGCCTTCGGGCTCAGCTTCGCGATCGGCTTCGAGCGCGAGCTGCGCCGCGGGCCGGCCGGGGACCGCACCTACGCCCTCATCGGCACCGCCGCCGCGGCGATCTCGACCATCGCGGTCAGCAAGAGCGCCGGCAACGCCATCGCCGGCGTGGTGACCGGGGTCGGCTTCATCGGCGCCGCGCTCGTGTTCCGCCAGGCCGCCGGCACCCTGCGCGGGATCACGAGCGCGGCCGCGGTGCTCGCGACCACCTCGATCGGCGTCGTCGCCGGCGCCGGTTACCCGCTCCTCGCCCTCGCCACCGCCGGCATCGTCCTCTTTCTCCTCGAGCTGCGGTTCCTGCCCGGGCTGAGCATGCTCGACGCCCGCCGGTACCGCGGCTCGCTGGCCGGAGACGACGACCCGCCGCGCCCCGGCCGCCGCGACCGCCGCCGCGCCGCCGGGGCGTGA
- the pth gene encoding aminoacyl-tRNA hydrolase, with the protein MLRRRGTPPARTGTPADLLVVGLGNPGAEYARTRHNVGAEVVEILARRHGGRLRAGKERARADEVRIGDARVALAVPEQWMNDSGDAVRRLVRRYGVEPEALVVVHDELDLPAAALRVKVGGGLAGHNGLRSIKEHLHSDGFVRVRIGVSKPSSKERGADHVLSRFSKRERAEVDVTLEQAADAVEVIATDGVAAAMNRFNGTSGQADPAP; encoded by the coding sequence GTGCTGCGGCGGCGGGGGACACCGCCGGCGCGCACCGGGACGCCCGCCGACCTCCTCGTGGTCGGCCTGGGGAACCCGGGCGCCGAATACGCGCGCACCCGCCACAACGTGGGCGCCGAGGTGGTCGAGATCCTCGCCCGCCGTCACGGCGGGCGCCTCCGGGCCGGCAAGGAGCGGGCCCGCGCCGACGAGGTGCGCATCGGCGACGCCCGGGTGGCGCTGGCGGTCCCCGAGCAGTGGATGAACGACTCGGGGGACGCCGTGCGCCGGCTCGTCCGCCGCTACGGCGTCGAGCCGGAGGCCCTCGTCGTCGTGCACGACGAGCTCGACCTGCCCGCGGCGGCTCTCCGGGTGAAGGTCGGCGGCGGGCTCGCCGGCCACAACGGGCTGCGCTCGATCAAGGAGCACCTCCACAGCGACGGCTTCGTGCGCGTGCGGATCGGCGTCAGCAAGCCGTCGTCGAAGGAGCGGGGTGCCGACCACGTCCTCTCGCGATTCTCGAAGCGGGAGCGGGCCGAGGTCGACGTCACCCTCGAGCAGGCCGCCGACGCCGTCGAGGTCATCGCCACCGACGGCGTCGCCGCGGCGATGAACCGGTTCAACGGCACGAGCGGGCAGGCCGACCCGGCGCCCTGA
- a CDS encoding 50S ribosomal protein L25 has product MAEEATLTAEPRAERGSRPAGRLRRAGLVPAVVYGLGSDTVAVTVPSRELTHILAHGANTLIRLRLDGDDQLTLARQVQRHPTRGDLVHVDFIRVRTDVAVTAEVPVHLVGEPEGVRNGGLLEQLVFGLPIEARPQDIPASIETDVSALEIGDQVRLSDLAVPAGARPTIEPDTLIAQVVAPRVTAAEEAEAEAEAAEAEAAEGEAGEAGEAAGEGPAASDEGGGE; this is encoded by the coding sequence ATGGCCGAGGAAGCCACCCTCACCGCCGAGCCCCGAGCCGAGCGCGGCTCCCGGCCCGCCGGTCGGCTCCGGCGCGCCGGGCTCGTCCCCGCCGTCGTCTACGGCCTCGGCAGCGACACCGTGGCGGTGACGGTCCCCTCCCGCGAGCTCACCCACATCCTCGCCCACGGGGCCAACACCCTGATCCGGCTGCGACTCGACGGCGACGACCAGCTGACCCTGGCCCGGCAGGTGCAGCGTCATCCGACCCGAGGCGACCTCGTGCACGTCGACTTCATCCGGGTCCGCACCGACGTGGCCGTGACCGCCGAGGTGCCGGTCCACCTCGTCGGCGAGCCGGAGGGCGTGCGGAACGGCGGCCTGCTCGAGCAGCTCGTCTTCGGCCTCCCGATCGAGGCCCGCCCGCAGGACATCCCCGCCTCCATCGAGACCGACGTGTCCGCCCTCGAGATCGGCGACCAGGTGCGGCTCAGCGACCTCGCGGTGCCCGCCGGGGCGCGCCCCACCATCGAGCCCGACACGCTCATCGCGCAGGTCGTCGCGCCGCGTGTCACCGCCGCCGAGGAGGCGGAGGCCGAGGCCGAGGCGGCCGAGGCCGAGGCCGCCGAGGGCGAGGCCGGCGAGGCCGGCGAGGCCGCCGGCGAGGGCCCCGCGGCCAGCGACGAGGGCGGCGGGGAGTAG